From the Macaca nemestrina isolate mMacNem1 chromosome 7, mMacNem.hap1, whole genome shotgun sequence genome, one window contains:
- the LOC105477854 gene encoding interferon regulatory factor 9: MASGRARCTRKLRNWVVEQVESGQFPGVCWDDTAKTMFRIPWKHAGKQDFREDQDAAFFKAWAIFKGKYKEGDTGGPAVWKTRLRCALNKSTEFEEVPKRGRMDVAEPYKVYRLLPPGTFSGQPGTQKSPSKRQHSSVSSERKEEEGAMQNCTLSPSVFQESLNNEEEEVSGGALHSDIGSSSSSSPEPQEGTDTTEAPFQGDQRSLEFLLPPEPDYSLLLTFIYNGRVVGEAQVQSLDCRLVAEPSGSESSMEQVLFPKPGPLEPTQRLLSQLERGILVASNPRGLFVQRLCPIPIFWNAPQAPPGPGPHLLPSNECVELFRTAYFCRDLAKYFQGLGPPPKFQVTLNFWEESRGPSHTPQNLITVKMEQAFARYLLEETPEQQAAILSLV; encoded by the exons ATGGCATCAGGCAGGGCACGCTGTACCCGAAAACTCCGGAACTGGGTGGTGGAGCAAGTGGAGAGCGGGCAGTTCCCCGGAGTGTGCTGGGATGATACAGCTAAGACCATGTTCCGGATTCCCTGGAAGCATGCAGGCAAGCAGGACTTCCGAGAGGACCAGGATGCTGCCTTCTTCAAG GCCTGGGCAATATTTAAGGGAAAGTATAAGGAAGGGGACACAGGAGGCCCCGCTGTCTGGAAGACTCGCCTGCGCTGTGCACTCAACAAGAGTACCGAATTTGAGGAGGTTCCTAAGAGGGGCCGCATGGATGTTGCTGAGCCCTACAAGGTGTATCGGCTGCTGCCACCAGGAACCTTCTCTG GCCAGCCAGGGACTCAGAAATCACCATCAAAGCGACAGCACAGTTCTGTGTCCtctgagaggaaggaggaagagggtgcCATGCAGAACTGCACACTCAGTCCCTCTGTATTCCAGGAATCCCTCAATAAT gaggaggaggaggtcagTGGGGGAGCACTCCATTCAGACATcgggagcagcagcagcagcagccctgaGCCACAGGAAG GTACAGACACAACTGAGGCCCCCTTTCAAGGGGATCAGAGGTCCCTGGAGTTTCTGCTTCCTCCAGAGCCAG ACTACTCACTGCTGCTCACCTTCATCTACAACGGGCGTGTGGTGGGCGAGGCCCAGGTGCAAAGCCTGGATTGCCGCCTTGTGGCTGAGCCCTCAGGCTCTGAGAGCAGCATGGAGCAGGTGCTGTTCCCCAAGCCTGGCCCACTGGAGCCCACGCAGCGCCTGCTGAGCCAGCTTGAGAGGGGCATCCTGGTGGCCAGCAACCCCCGAGGCCTCTTCGTGCAGCGCCTTTGCCCCATCCCCATCTTCTGGAATGCACCCCAGGCTCCACCTGGGCCAGGCCCACATCTGCTGCCCAGCAACGAGTGTGTGGAGCTCTTCAGAACCGCCTACTTCTGCAGAG ACTTGGCCAAGTACTTCCAGGGCCTAGGCCCCCCACCGAAGTTCCAAGTAACACTGAATTTCTGGGAAGAGAGCCGTGGCCCCAGCCATACTCCACAGAATCTTATCACAGTGAAG ATGGAGCAGGCCTTTGCCCGATACTTGCTGGAGGAGACTCCAGAGCAGCAGGCAGCCATTCTGTCCCTGGTGTAG
- the LOC105477855 gene encoding E3 ubiquitin-protein ligase RNF31 isoform X2 translates to MDLCTRAGEPSLTQNTHPRQQALEQLLEDKVEDDMLQLSEFDPLLREIAPGPLTTPSAPGSTPGPCFLCGSAPGTLHCPSCKQALCPACDHLFHGHPSRAHHLRQTLPGVLQGTHLSPSLPASAQPRPQSTSLLALGDSSLSSPNPASARLPWHCAACAMLNEPWAVLCVACDRPRGCKGLGLGTEGAQGTGGLEPDLARGRWACQSCTFENEAAAVLCSICERPRLAQPPSLVVDSRDAGICLQPLQQGDTLLASAQSHVWYCIHCTFCNSSPGWVCVMCNRTSSPIPVQRAPRPYASSLEKGPPKLGPPQRLSASLPSSCGDPGKQRQDKMREEGLQLVSMIREGEAAGACPEEIFSALQYSGTEVPLQWLRSELPYVLEMVAELAGQQDPGLGAFSCQEARKAWLDRHGNLDEAVEECVRTRRRKVQELQSLGFGPEEGSLQALFQHGGDVSRALTELQRQRLEPFHQRLWDSGPEPTPSWDGPDKQSLVRRLLAVYALPSWGRAELALSLLQETPRNYELGDVVEAVRHSQDRAFLRRLLAQECAVCGWALPHNRMQALTSCECTICPDCFRQHFTIALKEKHITDMVCPACGRPDLTDDTQLLSYFSTLDIQLRESLEPDAYALFHKKLTEGVLMRDPKFLWCAQCSFGFIYEREQLEATCPQCHQTFCVRCKRQWEEQHRGRSCEDFQNWKRMNDPEYQAQGLAMYLQENGIDCPKCKFSYALARGGCMHFHCTQCRHQFCSGCYNAFYAKNKCPDPNCRVKKSLHGHHPRDCLFYLRDWTALRLQKLLQDNNVMFNTEPPAGARAVPGGGCRVMEQKEVPNGLRDEACGKETPAGYAGLCQAHYKEYLVSLINAHSLDPATLYEVEELETATERYLHVRPQPLAGEDPPAYQARLLQKLTEEVPLGQSIPRRRK, encoded by the exons ATGGACTTATGCACCAGGGCTGGGGAGCCCAGCCTAACTCAA AATACTCATCCAAGACAGCAGGCACTGGAGCAGCTGTTGGAAGACAAGGTTGAAGATGAT ATGCTACAGCTTTCAGAATTTGACCCCCTATTGAGAGAGATTGCTCCTGGCCCCCTCACCACACCCTCTGCCCCAG GCTCCACTCCTGGTCCCTGCTTCCTCTGTGGTTCTGCCCCAGGCACACTGCACTGCCCATCCTGTAAACAGGCCCTGTGTCCAGCCTGTGACCACCTGTTCCATGGACACCCATCCCGTGCTCATCACCTCCGCCAGACCCTGCCTGGGGTCCTCCAGGGTACCCACCTAAGCCCCAG TTTACCTGCCTCAGCCCAACCACGGCCCCAGTCGACCTCCCTGCTGGCACTGGGGGACAGCTCTCTTTCTTCCCCTAATCCTGCAAGTGCTCGTTTGCCCTGGCACTGTGCTGCCTGTGCCATGCTAAATGAGCCTTGGGCAGTGCTCTGTGTGGCCTGTGATCGGCCCCGAGGCTGTAAGGGGTTGGGGTTGGGAACTGAGGGTGCCCAAGGAACTGGAGGCCTAGAACCTGATCTTGCAAGGGGTCGGTGGGCCTGCCAGAGCTGTACCTTTGAGAATGAGGCAGCAGCTGTGCTGTGTTCCATATGTGAGCGACCTCGGctggcccagcctcccagcctggTGGTGGATTCCCGAGATGCTGGCATTTGCCTGCAACCCCTTCAG CAGGGGGATACTTTGCTGGCATCTGCCCAGAGTCATGTCTGGTACTGTATTCACTGTACCTTCTGCAACTCGAGCCCTGGCTGGGTGTGTGTAATGTGCAACCGGACTAGTAGCCCCATTCCAGTACAACGTGCCCCCCGGCCCTATGCCAGCTCTTTGGAAAAGGGTCCCCCTAAGCTTGGGCCCCCACAACGCCTTAGTGCCTCCCTGCCCAGTTCCTGTGGAGACCCTGGGAAGCAGCGCCAAGACAAGATGCGGGAGGAAGGCCTCCAGCTAGTGAGCATGATCCGG GAAGGGGAAGCCGCAGGTGCCTGTCCAGAGGAGATCTTCTCGGCTCTGCAGTACTCGGGCACTGAGGTGCCTCTGCAGTGGTTGCGCTCAGAACTGCCCTACGTGCTGGAGATGGTGGCTGAGCTGGCTGGACAGCAGGACCCTGGGCTGGGTGCCTTTTCCTGTCAGGAGGCCCGGAAAGCCTGGCTGGATCGTCATGGCAACCTTGATGAAGCTGTGGAGGAATGTGTGAGGACCAGGCGAAGGAAG GTGCAGGAGCTCCAGTCTCTAGGCTTTGGGCCTGAGGAGGGGTCTCTCCAGGCATTGTTCCAGCATGGAGGTGATGTGTCACGGGCCCTGACTGAGCTACAGCGCCAACGCCTAGAGCCCTTCCACCAGCGCCTCTGGGACAGTGGCCCTGAGCCCACCCCTTCCTGGGATGGGCCAGACAAGCAG AGCCTGGTCAGGCGGCTTTTGGCAGTCTACGCACTCCCCAGCTGGGGCCGGGCAGAGCTGGCGCTGTCATTGCTGCAGGAGACACCCAGGAACTATGAGTTGGGGGACGTGGTAGAAGCTGTAAGGCACAGCCAGGACCGGGCCTTCCTGCGCCGCTTGCTTGCCCAGGAGTGTGCTGTGTGTGGCTGGGCCCTGCCCCACAACCGG ATGCAGGCCCTGACTTCCTGTGAGTGCACCATCTGTCCTGACTGCTTCCGCCAGCACTTCACCATCGCCTTGAAGGAGAAGCACATCACAGACATGGTGTGCCCTGCCTGTGGCCGCCCTGACCTCACCGATGACACACAGTTGCTCAGCTACTTCTCTACCCTTGACATCCAG CTTCGAGAGAGCCTAGAGCCAGATGCCTATGCGTTGTTCCATAAGAAGCTGACCGAGGGTGTGCTGATGCGGGACCCCAAGTTCTTGTGGTGTGCCCAG TGCTCCTTTGGCTTCATATATGAGCGTGAGCAGCTGGAGGCGACTTGTCCCCAGTGTCACCAGACCTTCTGTGTGCGCTGCAAGCGCCAG TGGGAGGAGCAGCACCGAGGTCGGAGCTGTGAGGACTTCCAGAACTGGAAACGCATGAATGACCCAGAATACCAGGCCCAGGGCCTAGCAATGTATCTTCAGGAAAACGGCATTG ACTGCCCCAAATGCAAGTTCTCGTATGCCCTGGCCCGAGGAGGCTGCATGCACTTTCACTGTACCCAGTGCCGCCACCAGTTCTGCAGCGGCTGCTACAATGCCTTTTATGCCAAGAAT AAATGTCCAGACCCTAACTGCAGGGTGAAAAAGTCTCTGCACGGCCACCACCCTCGAGACTGTCTCTTCTACCTACGGGACTGGACTGCTCTCCGGCTTCAGAAGCTGCTACAG GACAATAATGTCATGTTTAATACAGAGCCTCCAGCTGGGGCCCGGGCAGTCCCTGGAG GTGGCTGCCGAGTAATGGAGCAGAAGGAGGTTCCCAATGGGCTCAGGGATGAAGCTTGTGGCAAGGAAACTCCAGCTGGCTATGCTGGCCTGTGCCA GGCACACTACAAAGAGTATCTTGTGAGCCTCATCAATGCCCACTCTCTGGACCCAGCCACCCTGTATGAGGTGGAAGAACTGGAGACAGCCACTGAGCGCTACCTACACGTACGCCCCCAGCCTTTGGCTGGAGAGGATCCCCCTGCCTACCAGGCCCGCTTGTTACAG AAGCTGACAGAAGAGGTACCCTTGGGACAGAGTATCCCCCGCAGGAGGAAGTAG
- the LOC105477855 gene encoding E3 ubiquitin-protein ligase RNF31 isoform X1: MPGEEEERAFLVAREELASALRRDSGQAFSLEQLRPLLASSLPPTARYLQLDAARLVRCNAHGEPRNYLSTLSTALNILEKYGRNLLSPQRPRYWRGVKFNNPVFRSTVDAVQGGRDVLRLYGYTEEQPDGLSFPEGQEEPNEHQVATVTLEVLLLRTELSLLLQNTHPRQQALEQLLEDKVEDDMLQLSEFDPLLREIAPGPLTTPSAPGSTPGPCFLCGSAPGTLHCPSCKQALCPACDHLFHGHPSRAHHLRQTLPGVLQGTHLSPSLPASAQPRPQSTSLLALGDSSLSSPNPASARLPWHCAACAMLNEPWAVLCVACDRPRGCKGLGLGTEGAQGTGGLEPDLARGRWACQSCTFENEAAAVLCSICERPRLAQPPSLVVDSRDAGICLQPLQQGDTLLASAQSHVWYCIHCTFCNSSPGWVCVMCNRTSSPIPVQRAPRPYASSLEKGPPKLGPPQRLSASLPSSCGDPGKQRQDKMREEGLQLVSMIREGEAAGACPEEIFSALQYSGTEVPLQWLRSELPYVLEMVAELAGQQDPGLGAFSCQEARKAWLDRHGNLDEAVEECVRTRRRKVQELQSLGFGPEEGSLQALFQHGGDVSRALTELQRQRLEPFHQRLWDSGPEPTPSWDGPDKQSLVRRLLAVYALPSWGRAELALSLLQETPRNYELGDVVEAVRHSQDRAFLRRLLAQECAVCGWALPHNRMQALTSCECTICPDCFRQHFTIALKEKHITDMVCPACGRPDLTDDTQLLSYFSTLDIQLRESLEPDAYALFHKKLTEGVLMRDPKFLWCAQCSFGFIYEREQLEATCPQCHQTFCVRCKRQWEEQHRGRSCEDFQNWKRMNDPEYQAQGLAMYLQENGIDCPKCKFSYALARGGCMHFHCTQCRHQFCSGCYNAFYAKNKCPDPNCRVKKSLHGHHPRDCLFYLRDWTALRLQKLLQDNNVMFNTEPPAGARAVPGGGCRVMEQKEVPNGLRDEACGKETPAGYAGLCQAHYKEYLVSLINAHSLDPATLYEVEELETATERYLHVRPQPLAGEDPPAYQARLLQKLTEEVPLGQSIPRRRK, translated from the exons ATGCCGGGGGAGGAAGAGGAGCGGGCCTTCCTGGTGGCCCGCGAGGAGCTGGCGAGCGCCCTGAGGAGGGATTCTGGGCAGGCGTTTTCCCTGGAGCAGCTCCGGCCGCTGCTAGCCAGCTCTCTGCCGCCAACCGCCCGCTACCTGCAGCTGGACGCCGCACGCCTGGTCCGCTGCAACGCCCATGGGGAG CCCCGAAACTACCTCAGTACCCTGTCCACGGCCCTGAACATCCTGGAGAAATATGGCCGCAACCTTCTCAGCCCTCAGCGGCCCCGGTACTGGCGCGGCGTCAAGTTTAATAACCCTGTCTTTCGCAGCACGGTGGATGCTGTGCAG GGGGGCCGAGATGTGCTGCGATTATATGGCTATACAGAGGAGCAGCCAGATGGGTTGAGCTTCCCCGAAGGGCAAGAGGAGCCAAATGAGCACCAGGTTGCTACAGTCACACTGGAAGTACTGCTGCTTCGGACAGAGCTCAGCCTGCTATTGCAG AATACTCATCCAAGACAGCAGGCACTGGAGCAGCTGTTGGAAGACAAGGTTGAAGATGAT ATGCTACAGCTTTCAGAATTTGACCCCCTATTGAGAGAGATTGCTCCTGGCCCCCTCACCACACCCTCTGCCCCAG GCTCCACTCCTGGTCCCTGCTTCCTCTGTGGTTCTGCCCCAGGCACACTGCACTGCCCATCCTGTAAACAGGCCCTGTGTCCAGCCTGTGACCACCTGTTCCATGGACACCCATCCCGTGCTCATCACCTCCGCCAGACCCTGCCTGGGGTCCTCCAGGGTACCCACCTAAGCCCCAG TTTACCTGCCTCAGCCCAACCACGGCCCCAGTCGACCTCCCTGCTGGCACTGGGGGACAGCTCTCTTTCTTCCCCTAATCCTGCAAGTGCTCGTTTGCCCTGGCACTGTGCTGCCTGTGCCATGCTAAATGAGCCTTGGGCAGTGCTCTGTGTGGCCTGTGATCGGCCCCGAGGCTGTAAGGGGTTGGGGTTGGGAACTGAGGGTGCCCAAGGAACTGGAGGCCTAGAACCTGATCTTGCAAGGGGTCGGTGGGCCTGCCAGAGCTGTACCTTTGAGAATGAGGCAGCAGCTGTGCTGTGTTCCATATGTGAGCGACCTCGGctggcccagcctcccagcctggTGGTGGATTCCCGAGATGCTGGCATTTGCCTGCAACCCCTTCAG CAGGGGGATACTTTGCTGGCATCTGCCCAGAGTCATGTCTGGTACTGTATTCACTGTACCTTCTGCAACTCGAGCCCTGGCTGGGTGTGTGTAATGTGCAACCGGACTAGTAGCCCCATTCCAGTACAACGTGCCCCCCGGCCCTATGCCAGCTCTTTGGAAAAGGGTCCCCCTAAGCTTGGGCCCCCACAACGCCTTAGTGCCTCCCTGCCCAGTTCCTGTGGAGACCCTGGGAAGCAGCGCCAAGACAAGATGCGGGAGGAAGGCCTCCAGCTAGTGAGCATGATCCGG GAAGGGGAAGCCGCAGGTGCCTGTCCAGAGGAGATCTTCTCGGCTCTGCAGTACTCGGGCACTGAGGTGCCTCTGCAGTGGTTGCGCTCAGAACTGCCCTACGTGCTGGAGATGGTGGCTGAGCTGGCTGGACAGCAGGACCCTGGGCTGGGTGCCTTTTCCTGTCAGGAGGCCCGGAAAGCCTGGCTGGATCGTCATGGCAACCTTGATGAAGCTGTGGAGGAATGTGTGAGGACCAGGCGAAGGAAG GTGCAGGAGCTCCAGTCTCTAGGCTTTGGGCCTGAGGAGGGGTCTCTCCAGGCATTGTTCCAGCATGGAGGTGATGTGTCACGGGCCCTGACTGAGCTACAGCGCCAACGCCTAGAGCCCTTCCACCAGCGCCTCTGGGACAGTGGCCCTGAGCCCACCCCTTCCTGGGATGGGCCAGACAAGCAG AGCCTGGTCAGGCGGCTTTTGGCAGTCTACGCACTCCCCAGCTGGGGCCGGGCAGAGCTGGCGCTGTCATTGCTGCAGGAGACACCCAGGAACTATGAGTTGGGGGACGTGGTAGAAGCTGTAAGGCACAGCCAGGACCGGGCCTTCCTGCGCCGCTTGCTTGCCCAGGAGTGTGCTGTGTGTGGCTGGGCCCTGCCCCACAACCGG ATGCAGGCCCTGACTTCCTGTGAGTGCACCATCTGTCCTGACTGCTTCCGCCAGCACTTCACCATCGCCTTGAAGGAGAAGCACATCACAGACATGGTGTGCCCTGCCTGTGGCCGCCCTGACCTCACCGATGACACACAGTTGCTCAGCTACTTCTCTACCCTTGACATCCAG CTTCGAGAGAGCCTAGAGCCAGATGCCTATGCGTTGTTCCATAAGAAGCTGACCGAGGGTGTGCTGATGCGGGACCCCAAGTTCTTGTGGTGTGCCCAG TGCTCCTTTGGCTTCATATATGAGCGTGAGCAGCTGGAGGCGACTTGTCCCCAGTGTCACCAGACCTTCTGTGTGCGCTGCAAGCGCCAG TGGGAGGAGCAGCACCGAGGTCGGAGCTGTGAGGACTTCCAGAACTGGAAACGCATGAATGACCCAGAATACCAGGCCCAGGGCCTAGCAATGTATCTTCAGGAAAACGGCATTG ACTGCCCCAAATGCAAGTTCTCGTATGCCCTGGCCCGAGGAGGCTGCATGCACTTTCACTGTACCCAGTGCCGCCACCAGTTCTGCAGCGGCTGCTACAATGCCTTTTATGCCAAGAAT AAATGTCCAGACCCTAACTGCAGGGTGAAAAAGTCTCTGCACGGCCACCACCCTCGAGACTGTCTCTTCTACCTACGGGACTGGACTGCTCTCCGGCTTCAGAAGCTGCTACAG GACAATAATGTCATGTTTAATACAGAGCCTCCAGCTGGGGCCCGGGCAGTCCCTGGAG GTGGCTGCCGAGTAATGGAGCAGAAGGAGGTTCCCAATGGGCTCAGGGATGAAGCTTGTGGCAAGGAAACTCCAGCTGGCTATGCTGGCCTGTGCCA GGCACACTACAAAGAGTATCTTGTGAGCCTCATCAATGCCCACTCTCTGGACCCAGCCACCCTGTATGAGGTGGAAGAACTGGAGACAGCCACTGAGCGCTACCTACACGTACGCCCCCAGCCTTTGGCTGGAGAGGATCCCCCTGCCTACCAGGCCCGCTTGTTACAG AAGCTGACAGAAGAGGTACCCTTGGGACAGAGTATCCCCCGCAGGAGGAAGTAG
- the LOC105477856 gene encoding proteasome activator complex subunit 2: protein MAKPCGVRLSGEARKQVEVFRQNLFQEAEEFLYRFLPQKIIYLNQLLQEDSLNVADLTSLRAPLDIPIPDPPPKDDEMETDKQEKKEVPKCGFLPGNEKVLSLLALVKPEVWTLKEKCILVITWIQHLIPKIEDGNDFGVAIQEKVLERVNAVKTKVEAFQTTISKYFSERGDAVAKASKETHVMDYRALVHERDEAAYGELRAMVLDLRAFYAELYHIISSNLEKIVNPKGEEKPSMY, encoded by the exons ATGGCCAAGCCGTGTGGGGTGCGCCTGAGCGGGGAAGCCCGCAAACAG GTGGAGGTCTTCAGGCAGAATCTTTTCCAGGAG GCTGAGGAATTCCTCTACAGATTCTTGCCACAGAAAATCATATACCTGAATCAGCTCTTGCAA GAGGACTCCCTCAATGTGGCTGACCTGACTTCCCTCCGGGCCCCACTGGACATCCCCATCCCAGACCCTCCACCCAAGGATGATGAG ATGGAAACAGATAagcaggagaagaaagaag TCCCTAAGTGTGGATTTCTCCCTGGGAATGAGAAAGTCCTGTCCCTGCTTGCCCTGGTTAAGCCAGAAGTCTGGACTCTCAAAGAGAAATGCATTCTG GTGATTACATGGATCCAGCACCTGATCCCCAAGATTGAAGATGGAAATGATTTTGGGGTAGCAATCCAG GAGAAGGTGCTGGAGAGGGTGAATGCCGTCAAGACCAAAGTGGAAGCTTTCCAGACAACCATTTCCAA GTACTTCTCAGAACGTGGGGATGCTGTGGCCAAGGCCTCCAAGGAGACTCATGTA ATGGATTACCGGGCCTTGGTGCATGAGCGAGATGAGGCAGCCTATGGGGAGCTCAGGGCCATGGTGCTGGACCTGAGGGCCTTCTAT GCCGAGCTTTATCATATCATCAGCAGCAACCTGGAGAAAATTGTCAACCCGAAGGGTGAAGAGAAGCCATCTATGTACTGA